In Thermodesulfobacteriota bacterium, the following proteins share a genomic window:
- a CDS encoding biopolymer transporter ExbD, which produces MKVRRNNGDVLSEINIIPLVDVMLVLLIIFMITAPMMHHGVKVDVPKMTAKPLPQKDEPQILYITKNEELILNEKRIKLSDLKPALSLIFSGKPEAEIYLKADKNVSYGFVVKCMGIIREAGIERINIVTRPEEE; this is translated from the coding sequence ATGAAGGTTCGAAGAAATAACGGTGATGTACTTTCTGAGATCAACATAATTCCGCTTGTTGATGTCATGCTCGTACTCCTTATCATATTTATGATAACTGCTCCTATGATGCACCACGGAGTAAAGGTTGACGTACCTAAAATGACAGCTAAGCCTTTACCCCAAAAGGATGAACCGCAAATCCTATATATAACGAAAAACGAAGAACTGATACTAAATGAAAAGAGGATCAAACTTTCCGATTTGAAACCCGCACTCAGTCTGATATTTTCTGGAAAACCGGAAGCAGAGATATACCTTAAGGCGGACAAAAATGTAAGCTATGGGTTCGTAGTCAAATGCATGGGAATAATTAGAGAAGCAGGGATAGAAAGGATAAACATAGTCACGAGGCCGGAGGAAGAATGA
- a CDS encoding MotA/TolQ/ExbB proton channel family protein → MSFLGGFSGGILGMIVHSGPVAKAVMLVLLFFSVVSWAIIFFKIRQFNAMDREGERISSVIGEIESLKKLLAAMRSFRGSPYYRLALIAYEAQSKGFRENPGHTKEFTLDVEKRLKIGVEEETERLQNYLSFLATTANTAPFVGLFGTVWGIMDSFREIGIRGSTSLSVVAPGISEALIATAFGLLTAIPAVVAYNYLVIRSRRISNRLERFSTYLTTLA, encoded by the coding sequence ATGTCGTTTCTGGGAGGCTTCTCCGGCGGTATTTTGGGAATGATAGTCCATTCCGGACCTGTCGCCAAGGCTGTGATGCTTGTTCTCCTTTTTTTTTCGGTGGTTTCCTGGGCTATCATCTTTTTTAAAATAAGGCAGTTTAACGCCATGGACAGAGAGGGGGAGCGGATAAGTTCTGTAATTGGTGAGATAGAATCATTAAAAAAACTACTCGCCGCAATGAGATCTTTCAGGGGAAGTCCCTACTACAGACTCGCCCTTATCGCATATGAGGCCCAAAGTAAAGGATTTAGGGAAAATCCAGGCCATACAAAGGAATTCACCCTTGATGTTGAAAAGAGACTAAAAATAGGGGTTGAGGAGGAGACTGAAAGGCTACAGAACTATCTTTCGTTTCTCGCAACCACCGCTAACACTGCGCCGTTTGTTGGTCTTTTTGGGACTGTCTGGGGAATTATGGACTCCTTCAGAGAAATAGGAATAAGGGGGTCCACAAGTCTCTCTGTGGTCGCCCCTGGTATCAGTGAGGCACTTATCGCAACGGCTTTCGGTTTACTCACAGCGATTCCGGCGGTTGTCGCTTACAATTATCTGGTGATAAGGAGTAGAAGGATCTCCAATCGGCTCGAAAGGTTCTCAACCTATCTTACAACTCTCGCTTAA